A region of Silurus meridionalis isolate SWU-2019-XX chromosome 13, ASM1480568v1, whole genome shotgun sequence DNA encodes the following proteins:
- the bicd1a gene encoding protein bicaudal D homolog 1 isoform X1: MAAGGGCADSVDEYRAEVERLNRELAEANREKIRAAECGLVVLEENQSLKQHCAELEAEQEALRKELEQLQEAFGQAYSNQRKVAEDGETNEETLLQESASKEAYYKSRLLELQTELDLSRSVASNTQAESERLNMLLQDLKENNEMLELHKARMSEEIKEYKFREARLLQDYTELEEENITLQKLVSTLKQNQVEYEGLKHEIKVLEEETVLLNSQLDDALRLKDISEGQLEEALDALKSEREQKNCLRKELANHLSLTDSVYGTSTQIPISVVEGLKFAEEPTTNGTLASGSSPNNEDSNRCNGCNGHGPKMNGDYHWPCGRKETLNPVSDLFSELNLSEIQKLKQELLQVEREKATLLTNLQESQTQLQHTQGALTEQHKRVNCLNARVNAMKHLCSDKELDAEETEKGDTPLNGCLEYNIDINGIEILECKYKVAVTEVIDLKAELKVLKEKYNQSVDSQSEERDQSEGKLQALYDHVATLERECRENRERITSQEVELRSMSSMNSESQGMLNAAQDELVTFSEELAQLYHHVCLCNNETPNRVMLDYYRQSRVTRSGSLKGTDDPRVLLSPRLAHRLAAMNSSDSSRSPHDSPLKEALSEVSKAETMSPNRSPFGSPVHSGTSASPIPEANGDLRKEPLNIYNLNAIIRDQIKHLQRAVDRSLQLSRQRAAARELAPIFDKDKEACMEEILKLKSLLSTKREQIATLRLVLKANKQTAEVALANLKSKYENEKTIVTDTMMKLRNELKALKEDAATFSSLRAMFATRCDEYVTQLDEMQRQLAAAEDEKKTLNSLLRMAIQQKLALTQRLEDLECDNESHRGRGGRISKIKTSPQKSLVDCQQPAASVPPLSRQMRSGRVFPARSTNIVKTLRDDELQEANSRLPCDPFKCLLHHSHIPGP, encoded by the exons GCTTTTGGTCAGGCGTACTCTAACCAGCGGAAAGTGGCCGAGGATGGTGAGACGAACGAGGAGACGCTTTTGCAGGAGTCCGCCTCTAAAGAGGCATACTACAAGAGTCGCCTGCTGGAATTGCAGACCGAGCTTGACCTGAGCCGCTCAGTAGCTTCCAACACACAGGCTGAAAGCGAACGTCTGAACATGCTGCTCCAGGATTTAAAAGAA AATAACGAGATGCTGGAGCTGCACAAGGCCAGGATGAGCGAAGAGATTAAGGAGTATAAGTTTAGAGAAGCCAGACTACTGCAGGACTACACTGAGCTGGAGGAGGAGAACATCACATTACAGAAACTCGTGTCTACGCTCAAACAGAACcag GTGGAGTATGAAGGCTTAAAACATGAAATTAAGGTATTGGAAGAAGAAACAGTTCTGCTGAACAGCCAATTAGATGATGCGTTGCGTCTGAAGGACATCTCTGAAGGGCAGTTGGAAGAGGCGCTGGATGCTCTGAAGAGTGAAAGAGAACAGAAGAACTGCTTGAGGAAGGAGCTAGCAAACCACCTTAGCCTGACTGACAGTGTGTATGGAACCAGCACACAGATTCCCATCTCTGTTGTGGAGGGATTAAAGTTTGCAGAGGAGCCGACCACTAACGGCACCTTGGCCTCTGGCTCTAGTCCCAATAATGAGGACAGTAACAGGTGTAACGGCTGTAATGGCCATGGACCGAAGATGAACGGTGACTACCACTGGCCGTgtggaagaaaagaaacactGAACCCCGTGTCGGATCTGTTCAGCGAACTCAACCTGTCTGAAATACAGAAACTGAAACAGGAACTCTTACAG GTGGAGCGAGAAAAGGCTACTCTACTGACTAACTTGCAGGAGTCTCAGACCCAGTTACAGCACACGCAGGGCGCTCTAACAGAACAACATAAGCGTGTAAATTGCCTTAACGCACGTGTCAATGCTATGAAACATCTGTGCAGTGACAAGGAGCTGGATGCTGAGGAGACCGAGAAAGGGGACACTCCTTTGAATGGTTGCCTTGAGTACAACATCGACATTAATGGCATCGAAATCCTGGAATGTAAGTACAAGGTGGCCGTTACAGAGGTAATTGATCTTAAAGCTGAGCTAAAAGTCTTAAAGGAAAAGTACAATCAGTCTGTAGACAGTCAATCAGAAGAGCGCGACCAAAGTGAGGGGAAACTGCAAGCACTTTATGATCATGTGGCGACATTGGAGAGAGAGTGTCGTGAGAACCGTGAGCGAATCACCAGCCAAGAGGTTGAGCTCCGAAGTATGTCGTCCATGAACAGTGAGAGTCAGGGTATGCTGAATGCTGCTCAGGATGAACTAGTTACCTTTAGTGAAGAACTTGCCCAGCTCTATCATCATGTCTGCTTGTGCAACAATGAAACGCCCAATCGAGTCATGCTGGACTACTACCGCCAGAGTCGTGTTACACGTAGCGGCAGTCTTAAAGGCACTGATGACCCGCGTGTTCTACTGTCACCACGCCTTGCCCATCGACTTGCTGCCATGAATTCATCAGATTCTTCTCGGAGCCCTCATGACTCACCCTTGAAGGAAGCATTAAGTGAAGTGAGTAAAGCAGAGACAATGAGCCCCAATAGGAGCCCATTCGGCTCTCCCGTCCACAGTGGCACATCTGCTTCACCCATACCAGAGGCAAACGGAGATCTTCGCAAAGAgccattaaatatttacaaccTGAACGCCATTATTCGGGACCAGATCAAGCACCTGCAGAGAGCTGTGGACCGCTCATTGCAACTTTCCAGACAGAGGGCTGCTGCTCGGGAGCTGGCACCCATCTTTGACAAGGACAAGGAGGCCTGCATGGAGGAGATCTTGAAGCTGAAGTCCCTCTTGAGCACGAAGAGAGAGCAGATAGCCACTCTACGACTTGTACTTAAAGCCAACAAACAG ACTGCAGAAGTAGCCTTGGCCAACCTGAAGAGCAagtatgaaaatgaaaagactATTGTGACAGATACAATGATGAAGCTGAGGAATGAGCTAAAGGCTCTAAAAGAAGATGCAGCCACCTTTTCCTCTTTAAGGGCGATGTTTGCCACCAG gTGTGATGAGTATGTTACTCAGCTGGATGAGATGCAGAGGCAGCTGGCAGCAGCAGAGGATGAGAAAAAGACTCTGAACTCTCTGCTCCGTATGGCGATCCAGCAGAAACTGGCTCTTACACAGCGTTTAGAAGATCTGGAGTGTGATAATGAGTCACATCGTGGACGTGGAGGAAGGATATCCAAAATCAAAACCAGTCCTCAAAAA TCTCTTGTAGATTGTCAGCAGCCTGCTGCATCAGTACCGCCACTCTCCCGACAAATGAGAAGTGGGAGAGTATTCCCGGCTCGCAG TACTAATATTGTGAAAACACTCCGAGACGATGAGCTACAAGAAGCCAACTCCAGACTCCCATGCGACCCTTTTAAATGTCTGTTACATCACTCTCATATACCTGGTCCTTAG
- the bicd1a gene encoding protein bicaudal D homolog 1 isoform X2: MAAGGGCADSVDEYRAEVERLNRELAEANREKIRAAECGLVVLEENQSLKQHCAELEAEQEALRKELEQLQEAFGQAYSNQRKVAEDGETNEETLLQESASKEAYYKSRLLELQTELDLSRSVASNTQAESERLNMLLQDLKENNEMLELHKARMSEEIKEYKFREARLLQDYTELEEENITLQKLVSTLKQNQVEYEGLKHEIKVLEEETVLLNSQLDDALRLKDISEGQLEEALDALKSEREQKNCLRKELANHLSLTDSVYGTSTQIPISVVEGLKFAEEPTTNGTLASGSSPNNEDSNRCNGCNGHGPKMNGDYHWPCGRKETLNPVSDLFSELNLSEIQKLKQELLQVEREKATLLTNLQESQTQLQHTQGALTEQHKRVNCLNARVNAMKHLCSDKELDAEETEKGDTPLNGCLEYNIDINGIEILECKYKVAVTEVIDLKAELKVLKEKYNQSVDSQSEERDQSEGKLQALYDHVATLERECRENRERITSQEVELRSMSSMNSESQGMLNAAQDELVTFSEELAQLYHHVCLCNNETPNRVMLDYYRQSRVTRSGSLKGTDDPRVLLSPRLAHRLAAMNSSDSSRSPHDSPLKEALSEVSKAETMSPNRSPFGSPVHSGTSASPIPEANGDLRKEPLNIYNLNAIIRDQIKHLQRAVDRSLQLSRQRAAARELAPIFDKDKEACMEEILKLKSLLSTKREQIATLRLVLKANKQTAEVALANLKSKYENEKTIVTDTMMKLRNELKALKEDAATFSSLRAMFATRCDEYVTQLDEMQRQLAAAEDEKKTLNSLLRMAIQQKLALTQRLEDLECDNESHRGRGGRISKIKTSPQKIVSSLLHQYRHSPDK, from the exons GCTTTTGGTCAGGCGTACTCTAACCAGCGGAAAGTGGCCGAGGATGGTGAGACGAACGAGGAGACGCTTTTGCAGGAGTCCGCCTCTAAAGAGGCATACTACAAGAGTCGCCTGCTGGAATTGCAGACCGAGCTTGACCTGAGCCGCTCAGTAGCTTCCAACACACAGGCTGAAAGCGAACGTCTGAACATGCTGCTCCAGGATTTAAAAGAA AATAACGAGATGCTGGAGCTGCACAAGGCCAGGATGAGCGAAGAGATTAAGGAGTATAAGTTTAGAGAAGCCAGACTACTGCAGGACTACACTGAGCTGGAGGAGGAGAACATCACATTACAGAAACTCGTGTCTACGCTCAAACAGAACcag GTGGAGTATGAAGGCTTAAAACATGAAATTAAGGTATTGGAAGAAGAAACAGTTCTGCTGAACAGCCAATTAGATGATGCGTTGCGTCTGAAGGACATCTCTGAAGGGCAGTTGGAAGAGGCGCTGGATGCTCTGAAGAGTGAAAGAGAACAGAAGAACTGCTTGAGGAAGGAGCTAGCAAACCACCTTAGCCTGACTGACAGTGTGTATGGAACCAGCACACAGATTCCCATCTCTGTTGTGGAGGGATTAAAGTTTGCAGAGGAGCCGACCACTAACGGCACCTTGGCCTCTGGCTCTAGTCCCAATAATGAGGACAGTAACAGGTGTAACGGCTGTAATGGCCATGGACCGAAGATGAACGGTGACTACCACTGGCCGTgtggaagaaaagaaacactGAACCCCGTGTCGGATCTGTTCAGCGAACTCAACCTGTCTGAAATACAGAAACTGAAACAGGAACTCTTACAG GTGGAGCGAGAAAAGGCTACTCTACTGACTAACTTGCAGGAGTCTCAGACCCAGTTACAGCACACGCAGGGCGCTCTAACAGAACAACATAAGCGTGTAAATTGCCTTAACGCACGTGTCAATGCTATGAAACATCTGTGCAGTGACAAGGAGCTGGATGCTGAGGAGACCGAGAAAGGGGACACTCCTTTGAATGGTTGCCTTGAGTACAACATCGACATTAATGGCATCGAAATCCTGGAATGTAAGTACAAGGTGGCCGTTACAGAGGTAATTGATCTTAAAGCTGAGCTAAAAGTCTTAAAGGAAAAGTACAATCAGTCTGTAGACAGTCAATCAGAAGAGCGCGACCAAAGTGAGGGGAAACTGCAAGCACTTTATGATCATGTGGCGACATTGGAGAGAGAGTGTCGTGAGAACCGTGAGCGAATCACCAGCCAAGAGGTTGAGCTCCGAAGTATGTCGTCCATGAACAGTGAGAGTCAGGGTATGCTGAATGCTGCTCAGGATGAACTAGTTACCTTTAGTGAAGAACTTGCCCAGCTCTATCATCATGTCTGCTTGTGCAACAATGAAACGCCCAATCGAGTCATGCTGGACTACTACCGCCAGAGTCGTGTTACACGTAGCGGCAGTCTTAAAGGCACTGATGACCCGCGTGTTCTACTGTCACCACGCCTTGCCCATCGACTTGCTGCCATGAATTCATCAGATTCTTCTCGGAGCCCTCATGACTCACCCTTGAAGGAAGCATTAAGTGAAGTGAGTAAAGCAGAGACAATGAGCCCCAATAGGAGCCCATTCGGCTCTCCCGTCCACAGTGGCACATCTGCTTCACCCATACCAGAGGCAAACGGAGATCTTCGCAAAGAgccattaaatatttacaaccTGAACGCCATTATTCGGGACCAGATCAAGCACCTGCAGAGAGCTGTGGACCGCTCATTGCAACTTTCCAGACAGAGGGCTGCTGCTCGGGAGCTGGCACCCATCTTTGACAAGGACAAGGAGGCCTGCATGGAGGAGATCTTGAAGCTGAAGTCCCTCTTGAGCACGAAGAGAGAGCAGATAGCCACTCTACGACTTGTACTTAAAGCCAACAAACAG ACTGCAGAAGTAGCCTTGGCCAACCTGAAGAGCAagtatgaaaatgaaaagactATTGTGACAGATACAATGATGAAGCTGAGGAATGAGCTAAAGGCTCTAAAAGAAGATGCAGCCACCTTTTCCTCTTTAAGGGCGATGTTTGCCACCAG gTGTGATGAGTATGTTACTCAGCTGGATGAGATGCAGAGGCAGCTGGCAGCAGCAGAGGATGAGAAAAAGACTCTGAACTCTCTGCTCCGTATGGCGATCCAGCAGAAACTGGCTCTTACACAGCGTTTAGAAGATCTGGAGTGTGATAATGAGTCACATCGTGGACGTGGAGGAAGGATATCCAAAATCAAAACCAGTCCTCAAAAA ATTGTCAGCAGCCTGCTGCATCAGTACCGCCACTCTCCCGACAAATGA